The sequence below is a genomic window from Microvirga mediterraneensis.
TGTCAAGACTTGAGGTGCGGGCTTGAGGCTACGGGAGGCATCACGCCACTAGCCGCTCCCCATGGAATGAACAAGTTTGTCACAACCGCTGTTTCGCTCATCTCGAGGTTCTCCGTTCGTCACCACTACATCTCCCGAAAACGAGCAACGTACTCAGGCCAGCCGTATTAGAGACCTGCCCGCAGCATACCCCCGCAAACAAGCTTCGTTCCCGCGGCAGGATGTGCGTTACCTATCGGTTGCAGGGACTGTCAGACCTCCGCGGGTGCAGAAGGCGAGCATCCGTCGCGGCACGTCTCATTTGAGAGCCGGGTTACGGAGCCGCTCGGCGCGATTCATGCGTGACCGAAGCTTCACATTCGAGTACCACGACAAGTGACGCTGCCGCTCCACAGGGCTTCTTTCAGATGCCCTGGTGAAGCCGGAGCGCCAGGCCGCGAAGGCGAGCGCGCCGGCTGCCGCGCCGACCAGAACCCCCAGCAGCAGGCCGGATGAGGCGGCACTCCCCTGGCGATGGTGCCTGCGCAAATGCTCGATCTTCTCCTCGGCGAACTCATGCCGGAGTTCCCAAACCTGCTCCTCACTCAGGATCTCGCGCGCGTCGGGCAGGAGTTCGTCCTCCTCCCGTCGGAAATGCTCCTCGAGCAAGGTCGCCAAGCTGCGGAAATCAAGGGTCCAGTTCTGGGAGCCCTTGTCCGGCACGCGGACAAGCTCGGCGAGCCGGCGCTCGATCTCCTCGTGCTCGTCTTCCAGCTCATCGATCAGGCGGCGGGTTCTGTCATGGTCTTCGAGGGCGTCGAACAGGCTTTCCTCCTCAGCCTCGAAGTGCCGCCGGAGTTCGCTGTCGAGCTCGTCGACTAGCCTGTCGCGGCTTCTGACGCTGCCGTTCGGCAGGGCACGGAGGATAGCGCTGCACAGGTCGGCAACGTTGGCGTGGTCGTTGGTGATCAACTGCCAGAGGTCCATCACACGGCTCCACGGAGGGTGGGCAGTAAACCAACTCCTGAGGTGCCGGGTTCCGCGCCTTCTGAAACGCTAACCTAGAAGCCGGGAGCCGAGAAGCTGAACAGGTTCAGCTTCGCAACCGAGGCCACCCAGCACCGTTGGCCATCGGTCGGTATCGCCTTCGTCTAGGCGAATTCGTCAGAGGCAGGGAGCAAAAGCTGCCAGAGGCAAGCTTGGGTGAGAAGCGTCCTGAACCAGTCCGGATCAATGCTCCTGACTGCTTGCGTCGGAAAAAAGCCACCACAGGCGCTGCAAGGCGCGAAACGGCAAGAGTTCGCTGGTCCGCCGAGACGTCGATAGGTGGGGAGCTCCGACCAGAGAGACAGGCT
It includes:
- a CDS encoding hemerythrin domain-containing protein is translated as MDLWQLITNDHANVADLCSAILRALPNGSVRSRDRLVDELDSELRRHFEAEEESLFDALEDHDRTRRLIDELEDEHEEIERRLAELVRVPDKGSQNWTLDFRSLATLLEEHFRREEDELLPDAREILSEEQVWELRHEFAEEKIEHLRRHHRQGSAASSGLLLGVLVGAAAGALAFAAWRSGFTRASERSPVERQRHLSWYSNVKLRSRMNRAERLRNPALK